The segment GTCTTTACCAACAGCCGGACGGTCTTGACCATGACTACCGGATTGGAAGCTTTGATGGATATAACGACATTCGGAAAGTCTTCATCCCGACAGATTCTCAGGAACTCCATGCACGATTCGACCATCCCATGCGGCGTATCACCATACCGGCTCATGATCCGGTCAGACAGAGAACCGTGGTTTACTCCAATACGAATCGCCGTATGATGTTCCTTGCATATCTGGAGAAAAGGCACGAAGCGGTCGCGTATTTTCTGCAGTTCGGCCGCATATTCCTCGTCCGTATATTCCTGGTGGCTGAAGGTCTTTACCTTATCCACATAGTTTCCCGGATTGATACGTACTTTCTCTACCTCGACAGCTGCTGCATCTGCAGCTTTCGGGTTGAAATGAATATCGGCTACCAGCGGAGTGGTATATCCCTGTTCATTCAGTTGGCGGCGAATAACACCCAAGTTGTGCGCTTCACGTTCGCCCTGTGCTGTGAAACGGACATATTCGGCTCCGGCTTCGATCATCCGGATGGCTTGTTGTACGGCAGCTTCCGTATCCATGGTGGAAACATTGGCCATCGACTGGATACGAATCGGATTGTCACCTCCCATAGGTGTATTCCCGATCTGGACTACCGACGACTGACGACGTTTGTAATTGAAATAATCCATGTGTTCCTAATCAGGTAGAGACGCAAAAGATTGCGTCTCTACGTAAAATTAATTGGTTTTGTATTTGAAAGATACTTTTGCCAGATCTTCGTTGGCCTTTACAATTTTCTTCTTCAGATCTTCCTTGTATTGGGCCAGTTTCGCTTGCAGAGATTCGTCACCGACAGCCAGCATCTGTACAGCCAGGATACCGGCATTCAAGGCTCCGTTGATCCCTACGGTAGCCACTGGAATTCCCGGAGGCATCTGAACGATAGCCAGCAGGGCATCCATACCGTCGAGTGTCGAGTTGATAGGCACACCGATAACCGGAACAGTCGTCATGGAAGCGATGACACCACACAGATGAGCCGCCATACCGGCTGCTGCGATGATGACACGGATACCTCTTTCCTTGGCTCCCTTGGCGAATTTTTCTACTTCTTCCGGTGTCCGATGAGCCGACAGCGCATGCATCTCAAACGGGATTTCCATCTCGTCGAGGAACTTGGCTGCCTTTTCCATAACGGGCAGATCCGAAGTACTGCCCATGATGATACTAACAACCGGAGTCATTTTATTTCGCAATTAATTGTTCATATTCGGCAGCCGACAACAGTTCGTCGAGCTCAGCTGCATCTGATACAGAAACCTTGATGATCCAGCCTTTGCCATAAGCATCTTCATTCACTAACTGAGGAGCGTCTTCCAGTTCCGGATTAACTTCCAGTACTTCGCCAGTAACCGGCATGAACAAATCAGATACCGTCTTAACAGCTTCGATTGTACCGAAAACTTCTTCTTTGCCTACGGTTTCACCTTCAGTTGTGATATCTACATAAACGATTTCACCCAGTTCGCTCTGTGCGTAATCAGTAATGCCAACGTATGCTACGTCGCCATCAACACGGATCCATTCATGATCCTTTGTGTACTTTACATCTGTAGGAAAATTCATATCTCAAGTGTTTTAAATGAAAAAATAGAAATAACTTAATAATGAAGATATATAAATACCTATAAATCCTAACCCAAACCCGGCATAGACCTGAGCCGGTGTATGTCGCTTCAGTATCAGGCGGGAAGTTCCCAAACACCCTGCTGCCAGGAATCCGATGATGAAGCTGATCCACGGATTGAGCGCATAAAGTTGGGCTACTCCCATAACACCTCCTAACAGGCCTCCTATACCGATCATGTGGGCACTGATCTTCCATACGAAGTTAATACCCATAGCCATCAGCATCACGGCTGCCGTCCCGAACAGGATGGCCACGAGCCAGAAAGGCATCAGCATCCGCAGCAGGAAAAAGGCACAGGCCACGATCGAAGCGACAAAGAGCAGGTACGGCAAGGTGCGTACCCTCCGGTTGGTCAGTGCCAGGTCTCCTCCGTTGCCATATTTCACCAGCAGGGCGATGAAGATACCCGGTACAACGGCCGTCATCAGGAATACTCCCGAGAGAATCAGCAGTTTCATCTGGAGCGGATAGACAGCCAGATAGGTGCTGGCAAATGCTAAGGCGACTCCGTAGGTGACCATCAGCAACGGATGAAAGACTACCGATAATATGTTTGCTAATACTTTCATGAGCTGTTCCTTTATATTTCTTTCCGCAGACGGGCTACCGGAATTCCCAGCTGCTCGCGATACTTAGCTACCGTACGACGGGCAATGACGTATCCCTTTTCCTTCAGGATAGCGGCCAGTTCTTCATCCGTCAGCGGTTTCCGTTTGTCTTCTGCATCTACATGCTCTTTTACGATTTTCTTGACTTCGCGGGTAGAGATTTCTTCTCCCTTGTCTGTCTGCATGGATTCCGAGAAGAAATATTTCAGCGGATAAATACCGAAGTTTGTCTGTACATATTTGCTGTTGCTGACACGTGAAATGGTGGAAATATCATATCCCGTCCGTTCTGCCACGTCTTTCAGGATCATCGGGCGGAGAGACGATTCATCGCCTGTCAGGAAGAAGTCCTTCTGCAGGGCGATAATGGCTTCCATCGTGCGTTGCAGGGTTTCCTGCCGCTGTTTGACCGCGTCGATGAACCACTGGGCCGAATCGAGCTTCTGCTTTACGAACTGTACGGCATTTTTCCGGTCGCTTGTCTGATTGGCCTTGTTGCTTGTATAATCCTGGAACATATCTACATATTCCTGATTGATACGCAGGTCGGGAATCCCCCGGTTGTTCATCGACAAGGTAATTTCGCCGTTGTTCGAATCGACGATAAAATCCGGTACGATCTGGCTCATTGCCGTTTCCATTGTTCCTCCCCAGGCAATACCCGGTTTCGGATCAAGGAGAGTAATCTCGCGGATGCTTTTCTTCAGCGTCTCTTCGTTGATCTCCAGTCCGCGCAGTATCTTGTCATAATGCTTGCGTGTAAACTCGTCAAAATAGTCGGTCAGGATCCGGATGGCAATCCGTGTCTCCGGAGTCTGTTCCTTCTTCCGCAGCTGGATCAGCAGGCATTCCTGCAAGTTGCGGGCCCCTACTCCTGCCGGTTCAAAATCCTGGATAATCTGCAGGATGGGGTAAATATCCTTTTCTTCCACATTCAGTCCGGCCTGGAATACCAGGTCATCGGCTATGGCTCCTAAGTCACGGCGCAGGTATCCGTCATCATCAATATTCCCGATGATGTATTCGGCCATCTTCATCTCTTTTTCCGGAAGATTACGCAGGCGCAGCTGCTGAACCAGAAATTCATTCAGTGACTCACTGACCGAGAACGGGATATCTTCTTTCTTTTCACTCCGTTCGCGCATCTCCTGCAACTTATATTCAGGAATGTCATCCTCCGACATATAATCGCCTAATGACAAATCCAGGTCTGCATCCGATTCCCCTCCTTCTGAGCCTTCCCCGTCATCCGGGTTGTCGTGCTCTGCTACATCATAATCATCTTCCGGTGCTTCTTTGCCTTCCTCCAGGGCAGGATTCTCTTCCAGCTCATGCTTTACTTTCTCTTCCAGCTCGATAGCAGGAAGTTCCAGCAAGCGGATCAGCTGAATCTGTTGAGGAGAAAGCTTCTGTTGAAGTTGTTGCCGTAACTGTTGTTTTAACATATCAAATACTCGTTAGCCTGAATGATTATGCAAATATAGTTTTTTATAGACAAATCTTTTCGTCTTTTCCTTTAAATTTCTTGTACGCCCAGGTTTCAATCCTTAAGTTTGCAAAACTTAAAAACTAAACGTATGTGGAAAACATTTTGCTTGTCCCTGTTAGTAGCAGGACTATTTTCATGCCAGGAGGGGAAACGCTACCAGTCGTTTAAGCCCGGTGAAATCTGGCTCGACAACGCGGAGGTGCATATCAATGCCCATGGAGGAGGCATCCTGTACGATGGAGGCCGTTATTACTGGTTTGGTGAACATAAGACGGAAGGTGAGGCAGGTAACCGGGCCAATGTGGGGGTTCACTGCTATTCATCAGACGATTTGTACAACTGGATAGATGAGGGCATCGCTTTGTCGGTAGAACCCGAAGGCTCGGGCAGTCCGATCGAGAAAGGTTGTATCCTGGAACGCCCGAAGGTGATTCATAATGCCAAGACCGGAAAATATGTGATGTGGTTCCACCTCGAACCCAAAGGCATGGGATATCGCGGAGCACAAAGCGGAGTGGCCGTCAGCGACCAGGTAACCGGACCGTATCAATTCCTGCATGCCGGCCGTATTAATGCCGGGAAATGGGCTGCAAATGCGTCAGAAGAGTTGAAGAATGCGCCTGTACCTGCCCTGGAAGACGCTTACTCCGGCGGAGAACTGCCGGGACATCCGGACTCGCTGAATATCCACAAGCGGGATTTAGAGGGCGGACAGATGGCCCGTGATATGAATCTGTTTGTCGATGATGACGGCAAGGCCTATCATATCTATGCGTCGGAAGAAAACAGTACGCTGCAGATTGCCCAGCTGACCGACGATTATACCGATCACAATGGTGTCTACATCCGCTGCTTTGCCGGACGGTTCATGGAGGCTCCTGCCATGTTCAAGCATAACGGGAAATATTACCTGATGATGTCGGGCTGTACAGGCTGGGCTTCGAACGCGGCCCGTTCTGCAGTAGCCGATTCTGTTTTAGGCGAATGGAAAGAACTGGGAAATCCGTGTGTGGATGCTGATTCGGCCACGACCTATCATTCCCAGAGCACGTATATCCTTCCGATGCCGGGACATCCGGACAAGTTCATTTATATGGGCGACCGCTGGACTCCCGAGAATGCGATCGACGGCCGTTATATCTGGCTCCCGCTTGAGTTTGACGGAGATCGTTTCGTGATCCATTGGCAGGATGAATGGAAGATGTAAAAATGGCAAGGAGGGTGTGTCGTAATACGCGATTCACCCTCTTTTCTTTATCAACGATAAGAGCGTAGTTAACTTTTTCAGGCAGCGATATTCTGAAGATAATCTCGATTATTTTGTTCCCAATAGCTTAAATGAGCGGTAATAAGGCCGTAAAGGTGTTTAATTGGCCAATTTATACCCTCTTTATTCATCTTGGTACACATCTTTTTTATATTGAAGGCGATGGCCAGGAAGCAAAAGTCCATGAGAACCTTGTCCTTTCCAAAATGACGGAAGCGCTTGTAGTTCATGTTGTATTTTATCTGTCCAAATACAGCTTCCGGTTCTATACACCTTTGCCCTCTGTGTTTCAGCCCTTCTTCGGAACAAAGAAGTTCCCGGGCTTTCTGTTTGTATATCCTGAGTCGGTGATTCAGTTCTATCGTCCTGTTTCCTTTAGCTTTAAAACACAGACATCTTAACGGACATCCTTCGCATCTGACAGCCCTATACCTGGCATATTCGACTACATATCCGGATTCGGTTTTCGTATGCCTGGTACCTACCCTCTGCATCTTTTGTCCCATTGGACAGACACAGTAATCCTGTTTTTCATTGTAGAAAAAGTTTTCGGCTTTAAAAGGATTCGGTTTAAATCTTGGCCGCTGCTCCATATGGAAATAATTGTATTTGACGTATGCTTCCATCCCGTTTTCCGACATAAAGTGGTAATTCTCTTCTGATCCGTAACCGGAATCAGCAACCACCGTATGAGCCAACTGGCCGTATCTGTCGGCAAAGGACTTCAGGAAGGGGATCATCGTCAAGGTGTCAGTCGGATTCGGGAAAAGAGAATAATCGATAATGAATTGATTTTCCGTAGCAATCTGAAGATTATATCCGGGCTTTGTCTGACCGTTGCGCATGGCATCCTCCTTCATTTTCATAAAGGTGGCCTCTTTGTCTGTCTTGGAATAAGAGTTGCGGTCCTGAAGATTGTCCAGATGGTTATTGTATTCCTGAAGCTTATCTCTATGTGCTTCCAGTTCTTTCAGTTGCCTGCGTTTCTTTCTCAGTGCAGATTTCTGCTCTTTCGTGGATGGTTCTGAAGTCTGTTCAAGGGCATTGCGTAATTCTCCCGCCATTTCTGTCAGCATGGAAGGTGTAAACTCAATTTCCTCGTTGTTTTCCGAAGCTTTTTCCTGAACGATGACGTCATCTATTTGGCTTAACAGAACACTGATTTTCTTCATCAGTCGTTCACGGTTTCGCTCAACGCTCTTCCGCCATACAAAAGTATATTTGTTGGCCTTGGACTCAATCTTTGTTCCGTCAATATATTCCACATTCAGACTGATGAAACCTTTGGATGAAAGCAGAAGTACGGTTTGGGTAAACACTTCGTTAATCTCATTCTTCACCCGGTTACGGAAACGATTGATAGTAATGAAGTCCGGTTTCTCATAACCGGCTAACCAAATGTAATGGATATCACGATGAAGAAGCTTTTCTATTTTCCGGCAGGAGTATATATTGTTCATATAGGCATACAAGATAACCTTTAGCATCATCTTGGGATGGTAAGGACTGCGGCCGCATTCTTTGTATAACTTCCTGAAACCTTCAAGATTCAGGCTTTCAACCAAAGCGTCAACCATGCGCACAGGATCGTTTTCTGCAATATCTTCATCGATTCTTTGCGGAAAAAGTACCGTTTGGTTGGGAGTGTATGGACGAAAATGTATCTTTGCCATATGTATAAATCTTTATGCTTAAAGATACAAAATCTTTAGGTAATAACAAAGCCCCAGCTTGTGAAAGTCGGGGCTTTGTGCTAAAAAAAGAAGGTGTGCTTTTTGACACACCTTCTTTTTATATCCATACCACAAATTGGAGCAGTTTCCTCTTACCATACATTATATTCAGAGAGGAAGCCGTTATACCGTATTCAACTAGATCTACAAGTAAGGATAAAAAAGAAGTATCATGACTTACGCAACTCTTCTAACTTTAAATCTAAATCTCTTAAAAAAACGTGTACAAAGATACCTCTTTCATTACTTAGAAATTTAAAATTGATTGACCCTTCATTATATATAAAAACTTCTGACCCATCAAAAAGCTAGTACGTGTCGAGAAGTAGCTGGAACAATGTTAGCAGTTACGAGACAAATATACCAAAGTTTTACACGAAGGTTCCGAACAAATCATAGAGTTAAAAGTAAAACATCTGTTATCTTCTTCTACCGAACAACTCATCGGAAATATCATCATGGCTGGTGGCTTTGAAGATACTAGTTATTTTGTACGCTCAATCAAACAAATATTTGATGTAACACTAGCTCAATTCAGTCCCTCCAATTATTGTATAACGTCAAATAGAAAAATCATTTTTAAAAGTAGGATAACTAAAACACTGAAAATTATATATATAATATTTTTTTATATCGAAATAATACTAATTACACAAACGAAAAATAGTCCAAAAATCCTGATATTTAACCTGATTATCCTAACCCTCGGACATAAATTCTGATACTTTTGCTACTATAGTTATAAAATAAGTGTATCGTAACATTGTGAAGCACATGAACACTTATTTATATGTATTAGACGAATAGAACATTAGTATTGAAATAGATGAGTATTTAATTACTAACCAAATTATTACATATATGAAAACAAGAGTAATCATTACAATGCTGGCTCTAATCGGTATTTTCCAGTTTGCCGGTGCACAAACTATTCGTGACAACTCCAACGTTACTATTGGAAAAATTGAACGTGACGGGACAGTGAGAAATGCTGGCAACATTAAAATTGGGTCTATTTCATCCTCAGGAGAAATACGCAATACTGGCAACATCTTAATAGGAAAGATTGACAGTAACGGGAAAGTGTGGAACAAAAACAACAGTCAGTTGGGATCCATTGACAGCGATGGCACTGTAAAAAACGCGTCCAACATTAAAATTGGAAAAGTAGAAAGCAATGGCAGTGTGAAAAATGCGTCCAACATTACAATCGGGAAAGCCGAAAATGTTTCCACTAAGCATGCTGCTCTCTTTTTCTTTTTCGGCTTCTTTAAATAGAAGGTGGGGTTAAATAAATTAAGTTATGAAATAAATAAGCGGAATTACCACAAGCATGGTCTCATATTGTATAATAAAAAATAGTGGTGGATCTTACCGAAGGGAATCGTACAGCAGCCATGGAAGTGGAAGCTATAGTGGCAGCAGCTCCGCCCCAGGAGCTGCTGCCAGTAAATTACAAAATCAAATTTAGAAGGAATATGACAACGACAATACTTACTTTTGCCATTACCCTATTATCCGTAACAGGTGCATGGGCATACGATTTCAAAGTCGGTGATTTATGTTACAATATTACCGACAAAGGCTCAAAAAACGTAGAAGTGACGTTTGAGTAAGAAAGTCTTGAGAATAATTACAGCTATCTTTCTGGTATTGTAACCATCCAATTCACAGCAACTTATAATGGTACAGACTTTAGTGTGACAAGCATTGGTGAGTTTGCGTTTTACAATTGTTCCGCTCTCACACAAATTACCATATTGGCTGCCGAGCCTCCAAGAATATCAACATTCCCTTTTTATAATATCAGTCCGGATATACTTATATCTGTGCCTGTTGAAACATTGGATGCATATCAAAAGGCAGAAACTTGGAAAGAATTCAAATTACAAGGATTCCCATAATAGTTATAGACTTTTTATACTCTTCAAGTTTTGCAAGTTCAACTTTCAGGAGTTAAAGAAGTTATACAAACTGTAAAACCTAAAATATAAAATTATTATTGAACGGTTACTTAATGGAATATATCGGGATACAGACACAGAAAAGGAGAAACGACTTCCGTTCGACGCTCCTGCTTTTTATGTTCCCATGCCTTGTCTTAGGTGTGGTGTACATTTTTTTCATTCTTTTCGCATGGCTGGGTTTTATTGAAGAAGCTGAGACAGAGGGGCACTTCTGGCTTTCCGTCAACTCAGTTTACTCGATCTCGGTTCCTTATGTTCTTGGAGTGATTTTCGTATGGTTCACCATAGCCTATTTTTGGAATACGTATATAATAAAAGTGTCAACAGGAGCAACGACACTTGAAAGAAAAAAAAACAAACGTGTCTACAATCTGGTAGAGAATCTTTGCATGAGCCAAGGTATGAAGATACCGAAAATCAATATTATAAATGACGAGTCGCTCAATGCCTTCGCAAGCGGAATCAACGAACGGACATATACGGTTACGTTGTCGAAAGGGTTAATAAATAGACTAAAAAATGATGAGTTAGAAGCGGTCATTGCGCACGAACTATCGCACATACGCAACCACGATGTACATCTGCTCATTGTTTCTATTGTGTTTGTAGGTGTGTTTTCAATGATTGCACGTTTAGCATTCGAGTCAATATTTTCTTCTTCTGATAGCAGTTCCAATAAAAAGGATGGTAATAGTAATGGAGCTGTCATAATAGTACTGCTTCTGGCACTCATAGTTGTCCTGATAGGTTTATTGTTTGCTAAACTGATGAGGTTCGCCATTTTACGAAAAAGGGAATATTTGGCTGATGCCGAAGCAGCTGAAATGACAAAGAATCCGCTTGCTCTTGCTTCTGCCCTACGCAAGATTGCCAAAGACCCTAACATTGAGGCAGTGACACGTGAAGATGTCGCCCAGTTGTTTATTCAGCATCCGGGGAAGCAGGCTGTAGGTTTTATCGGAAGTCTTGGAGGTATATTCGACACACACCCTCCGATTGAAAAAAGAATAAGCATTCTTGAACAATTTTAATTATCGAATATCCCGATATAGATGTATCAACTAAGAAACAAATTCAAACAGAAAAACAAGGGAAAAAATTTCCGAAGTAACCCACTAAACGCCTGCCAGGCAAAGAATATAATGTTAACTTTGCTAACAGAAACATATGTGATTTTTATTAACAGAGCGATGAAGCTCTTTACAAGTCAAGTCAGAATGTAAGTTGTATAAAAAATACATGAACGATTTATGAAAACATATCTATATATCCTTATTACAGGACTCTCAATATTATTCGCTTGCCGGAAGAGTGATTCGCCTCTGTATTCGGAAGAGGCTAGAAAAGAAATTGATTCGATTTTACAAAAAAATTGTAACACAGATTCTTTATTGATCTTTCTTGATTCTTTTAAAGTAGCAAACAATATGTACGGGCAGGTTGCCACGTACGGACAATTAGGAAAAGTATATCGTGAAAATGCCTCTTTTGACGATGCCATTCAATATCATAAAAAAGGTCTGGAGATGGCTACTCAGATGAATGACACGCTTGAAATCGTGAAGGCGCTGAATAATCTTGGAACCAACTACCGGCGTATCGGGATATTGACCGAAGCTTCCGAATACCATTTCAGGGCATTGGGCCTGATAGAGAAAATGAAGGGAAGAACGTATGACATCAAGAAAAACCGGTTGGTTGCCATGAATGGAATCGGGAATATTTATCTCTCCTTGGGGAATAATAATGCGGCTGAAAGAGTTTTCCGTAATTCCTTAGCCGGAGAAAAGGAATTGAACAGCGCATTGGGACAGGCAATCAACACGGCCAACTTAGGTTTTATATTTGAAAGCCGTGAAGAATACGACTCGGCTTATATCTATTTCAAGCAATCTTTGTCATACAATCAGCAGGCTAAATCCGATTTAGGAATATCCCTTTGCTATAACCATTTCGGAAACCTTCACGAAAAAAAAGGTGAACTTGATGAAGCTCTAGCCAACTACCACAAAGCCTATGACATAATGAAAGGGAAAAGCGACCATTGGCATTGGTTGGAGTCATGTATTTCGATGGCACGTGTACTTCTCAAACTTAACAACCCTGCCCTAGCACAAACTTATTTGTCGCAGGCAAGGAAAACGGCACGGGACATTAATTCATTTGAACATCTGAGTGCGATTCATAAGCTGGATTATATATACTTTTTAGGACAAAACGACTGCCAAAGAGCTTTGGAAAGTTACATACAGAGCCAGGCATATGCTGACAGCGTGAAAAATGAGGAAAGCATCAATCATCTCCAAAATCTGAGAATTAAATACGAAATAGAAAAAAACGCACAGGAAATTGATTTGGTTAAAAAGAATTTCATTGAGGAACAACGCAACAAGCGAATCATCCTAACTGTGAGCATTCTGATTCTTTTGATGACTTGTTCGGCCATAGCATTCCTTTGGTATGCTTTGCGGATGAGGTCAAAAACAAACCGTACTTTACGACAGGTAGAACAGATACGTACCGGATTCTTCACCAATATCACACATGAGTTCCGTACACCGCTCACCGTAATCCTGGGATTGGTGGAGCAAATGCGGAATAACGATGTATCTAAAGACGAGACGGAACGTTACCTTAACTCCATTCAACGGCAGGGCAACAATTTGCTGGAATTGGTAAATCAATTGCTGGACATGTCAAAACTTATGGCAAAGGCTGATCGTAAACAGTGGTATCGGGGAAATATTGTCGCATTCATACGCATGACTCTTGACAGTTATCGCGAATATGCCTGTTCGCAGTACATTAATTTGCTGTTCATTCCGGAATCGAATACCATCGAGATGGATTTTATACCTGAGTATTTTAATAAAATAATGCGCAATCTGCTTTCAAATGCACTGAAATATACGCCTGCCAATGGAATTATCAGGATAGAAATGAAAAAAGATAAATCATTGTTGAGGTTGCAGGTTTTCAATACCGGAAATGAGATTCCCGAAGAGGAAATACCACGGTTGTTCGATACGTTTTACCAAGGTTCAAACAACGAGAAGCAGATAGGAACAGGTATAGGACTTCCCTACACACGCCAGATGGTGGAAAGTATGAACGGAAACATCAAAGTTTACAACAAGAAAGGTGAAGGGGTTGTTTTTTCAGTCTATATACCACTTGATCAAGATTCGATAGAGAGACTTCCATGGAGCGATGCTACCAACGTTACAGAACAAATTCGTGGAAAGAATGATCTGGAAAAGATTCAGGTTAAGAATAATGTCGCTGAAAATAGTCTTAGTCCTTCCATACTGATTGTGGAGGACAATCTGGATATTTCATTTTACATCAGCACCCTACTAAAGGGGAAATACCATCTTAATTATGCTTCTGACGGCAAAGAAGGCATTGATAAAGCGAAAAATTACATGCCCGACCTTATCCTGACAGACCTGATGATGCCAGGCATGGATGGCTATATGCTCTGCCATGAAATCCGGCAGTCTGAGATATTGAACCACATCCCTATCATTATCATCACAGCGAAAAGCAGTGACGCGGACCGCATACGAGGTTTGGAAGAAGGAGCGGACGCATACTTGATCAAGCCTTTCAATGCAGAAGAGTTACTTGTGCGTGTCGAAAAATTGTTGGAGCAGCGCCGGCAATTGCGAGACAAATTCTCTAAGGCCTTACAAGAAGGTTCTGCTCAAAATGTGGAATTATCATCTAGAGACCGTGATTTCCTGAATCGACTAACATCAATTATACATAGCCATTTAGCGGACAAAGATTTGAACGCAGATTTTATTGCCGACAAAATGTGTATGAGTAGAACGCAATTGAATCGGAAAATCCGTTCGATTGCCGACTATACAGCTACCACCTACATTCTTCAGATTCGGATGGAAAAAGCCAAACGTCTGCTAGCTTCTACAGAACAAGCCATCGGAGATATCGCCACGACTTGTGGTTTTGAAGATACCAGTTATTTTACACGTGTCTTTAAACAAATGTTCAATGTCACCCCCAGTCAATACAGAAAAACTCCTAAATTGTAGAATATCTACAAAAAACCATTCTGCTTTTGAGAGAGAAAACAGGACAATTAAAACATTGTAAATCAAAAAATATACACCCATTTTATATTCAAAAAATCCTGATTGTACCACAGAAAAAAGGTTTAATAATACCGATTTTTGATCTAATATTCCTAACTGAAGGTAATAAATACTGATATATTTGCTTCAGACATCAATTATATAGATAACATGATTTATTAATTTAAAATTTAAAGACTATGGGAGCTATTATTTCAAATTTCATGGAGATTATCCTTGGCAAGTATGCCCAGTTCAAAGGACGTGCCGGTAGAAGTGAATTTTGGATGTTTTATTTGGTCTATTTCATCATTGGGGCTGTCTTCTCTATCTTGATGAACCTTGTGGCAAGTATCTCTTTCCTTTATTATATCATTTTAGTACTGCAAGTAATTATCATATTGGGACTGCTTGTACCTACATTGGCTGTCAGCGTGCGTAGGCTTCACGATATAGGCAAAGGAGGAGAATGGATATTTATTAATCTAATACCTCTTATAGGTTCTATCTGGTTTCTTATTCTGCTGATAAAAGAAGGCGAGAAAGTCGCGAACCGTTTTGGCAATCCAGCCTGATAAAAAAGTCGTGTTTTTCATTAAATCTGAATTTATGGCAAAAAGGATATTTCCACGAGACATTCTTTTAGCTCTCTTTACCATGGTTCTGTTTTTCCAGAGCCATGCTAGGGAACCCGATAAGAATAACGGCTAGAAATGAGATGGAACAGATTCGTGCATTT is part of the Parabacteroides sp. AD58 genome and harbors:
- the purE gene encoding 5-(carboxyamino)imidazole ribonucleotide mutase, whose translation is MTPVVSIIMGSTSDLPVMEKAAKFLDEMEIPFEMHALSAHRTPEEVEKFAKGAKERGIRVIIAAAGMAAHLCGVIASMTTVPVIGVPINSTLDGMDALLAIVQMPPGIPVATVGINGALNAGILAVQMLAVGDESLQAKLAQYKEDLKKKIVKANEDLAKVSFKYKTN
- the gcvH gene encoding glycine cleavage system protein GcvH; amino-acid sequence: MNFPTDVKYTKDHEWIRVDGDVAYVGITDYAQSELGEIVYVDITTEGETVGKEEVFGTIEAVKTVSDLFMPVTGEVLEVNPELEDAPQLVNEDAYGKGWIIKVSVSDAAELDELLSAAEYEQLIAK
- the rpoN gene encoding RNA polymerase factor sigma-54; protein product: MLKQQLRQQLQQKLSPQQIQLIRLLELPAIELEEKVKHELEENPALEEGKEAPEDDYDVAEHDNPDDGEGSEGGESDADLDLSLGDYMSEDDIPEYKLQEMRERSEKKEDIPFSVSESLNEFLVQQLRLRNLPEKEMKMAEYIIGNIDDDGYLRRDLGAIADDLVFQAGLNVEEKDIYPILQIIQDFEPAGVGARNLQECLLIQLRKKEQTPETRIAIRILTDYFDEFTRKHYDKILRGLEINEETLKKSIREITLLDPKPGIAWGGTMETAMSQIVPDFIVDSNNGEITLSMNNRGIPDLRINQEYVDMFQDYTSNKANQTSDRKNAVQFVKQKLDSAQWFIDAVKQRQETLQRTMEAIIALQKDFFLTGDESSLRPMILKDVAERTGYDISTISRVSNSKYVQTNFGIYPLKYFFSESMQTDKGEEISTREVKKIVKEHVDAEDKRKPLTDEELAAILKEKGYVIARRTVAKYREQLGIPVARLRKEI
- a CDS encoding glycoside hydrolase family 43 protein — its product is MWKTFCLSLLVAGLFSCQEGKRYQSFKPGEIWLDNAEVHINAHGGGILYDGGRYYWFGEHKTEGEAGNRANVGVHCYSSDDLYNWIDEGIALSVEPEGSGSPIEKGCILERPKVIHNAKTGKYVMWFHLEPKGMGYRGAQSGVAVSDQVTGPYQFLHAGRINAGKWAANASEELKNAPVPALEDAYSGGELPGHPDSLNIHKRDLEGGQMARDMNLFVDDDGKAYHIYASEENSTLQIAQLTDDYTDHNGVYIRCFAGRFMEAPAMFKHNGKYYLMMSGCTGWASNAARSAVADSVLGEWKELGNPCVDADSATTYHSQSTYILPMPGHPDKFIYMGDRWTPENAIDGRYIWLPLEFDGDRFVIHWQDEWKM
- a CDS encoding IS1182 family transposase — encoded protein: MAKIHFRPYTPNQTVLFPQRIDEDIAENDPVRMVDALVESLNLEGFRKLYKECGRSPYHPKMMLKVILYAYMNNIYSCRKIEKLLHRDIHYIWLAGYEKPDFITINRFRNRVKNEINEVFTQTVLLLSSKGFISLNVEYIDGTKIESKANKYTFVWRKSVERNRERLMKKISVLLSQIDDVIVQEKASENNEEIEFTPSMLTEMAGELRNALEQTSEPSTKEQKSALRKKRRQLKELEAHRDKLQEYNNHLDNLQDRNSYSKTDKEATFMKMKEDAMRNGQTKPGYNLQIATENQFIIDYSLFPNPTDTLTMIPFLKSFADRYGQLAHTVVADSGYGSEENYHFMSENGMEAYVKYNYFHMEQRPRFKPNPFKAENFFYNEKQDYCVCPMGQKMQRVGTRHTKTESGYVVEYARYRAVRCEGCPLRCLCFKAKGNRTIELNHRLRIYKQKARELLCSEEGLKHRGQRCIEPEAVFGQIKYNMNYKRFRHFGKDKVLMDFCFLAIAFNIKKMCTKMNKEGINWPIKHLYGLITAHLSYWEQNNRDYLQNIAA
- a CDS encoding 5-fold beta-flower protein, whose amino-acid sequence is MKTRVIITMLALIGIFQFAGAQTIRDNSNVTIGKIERDGTVRNAGNIKIGSISSSGEIRNTGNILIGKIDSNGKVWNKNNSQLGSIDSDGTVKNASNIKIGKVESNGSVKNASNITIGKAENVSTKHAALFFFFGFFK